The window ACTTTGCCTAGCAATAGCAGCACATGTAAGAAGAGGTTGAGGCATTAGCGAGGTATTTTACATCCGTTGAGAATCGACTCTAGACCTATTGACAACAATATCCTTATATAAACTAACTACATTAGCCCAtagaacaataaaaaaaaactcatcaTCAAGAGGTGGTGTGTGGAGCCTGTGGCTAACAGAACATCCACGCTAACAGAACACAGGCAGCATCAAACAACACAACACCAAATGCATCCATTAAAAGGCACAAGATCTATCTAGTGACATGAAAATAACAAAAAGAAATCCAATCTCTGGCATGGAATTAAAATACTTcaattctttttccttcttttctaaCACGTACGGGGGCATGTATCAACGATCACGGAATCTGATACCAACTAATTGAACATATTCTAATTCCTTTTACACACGTTCTCTTCTCCTGTGGCCTCTCGTTTTGCCTGCAAATGACACATTCCTCAGATTAGTTTACTTCGATTGAGATATGATATCACTGGCAGTCGCCACCCTTCCACTAGATTTCATGAACATTTCAGTTTGCAGGACATCTCTCTGAAATCGAACTGTCCTTCCTGCTTGTCCATTTATTTTATCACAAACACTTCCATCAAATGCAAGAGCACAAAACTTGATCAGCAGAAAGAATCATGTACCATATTCGTTGAATAATTACCAAATCCAAACTGATCAGGTCATTTCATTAATGTGATGGACAAGTTTCATGCTCTGCATGGTTCTCAACATCTCCAGACATTAAAATATACGCAGATGCAGTTTTTCTGCATGGTTCTCAACATCTTTTATCTACTTGCACCGCCAATCTAATCCAGCCTCTCTCATGTCTTTTAAATAGCCATCCTTTGTGTCTGCACTTTAAACACCAACCAAGTCAGCTGGTGGCACCTAGGATGGACGGCGGGAAGAAGGGGAGTGTGGAAATCGACATCGGTCCGCCGCCTCCCGTGAAGAACACCGGCGGAGGCAGTAGTACTTCTAGTAATACTTCACCAAGCCAATGGATTTGGGACGTGCTGGAATTTGCCATGGAGGACACCAACAGGGTGACCTTCTCCCTCAAAGTAGGCTTCGCTTGTCTCCTCGTGTCACTGCTCATACTGATCAGGCATCCCTACGAGTTCTTTGGCGCCAACATTGTTTGGGCCTTACTCACTGTGGCCATCATGTTTGAGTACACCGTTGGTTAGTTAATTTAACTCAGTAAAGTAATTAAGTTAAATTCATATGcgagatttaattaattattcgtaaaaaaatgtatatattttagGTGCTACATTTAACAGAGGATTCAACAGAGCTCTGGGGAGTTTGTTTGCCGGAATCTTTGCAGTGGTGTCCATGCAAATCGCCGCGTCGAGCGGCAGCATATTGGCACCTTATATCATTGCTTTTAGTATCTTTCTTGTCGGTAGGCTTCATTTCTTTAACCTTTAATATTGAGTTTATCAATATTTGTGAGTGATTATTGGATTAACCAAAGCAGGAGCCATCACATCCTTCATGAAGCTGTGGCCATCCTTGGTTCCTTACGAGTATGGCTTTAGGGTCATCCTACTCACATATTGTTTGATTGTCGCCAACGGGTATAATCGAGTGGGAGATGCGATGAGGACCTCAGTCGATCGGCTGTACTCGGTCGCGATCGGCGGCGTCGTCACCGTCCTCGTGAACGTTCTCCTTTTTCCAATATGGGCCGGCGAGCAGCTGCACAAAGAGCTCATCGAGCACTTCGACTTGGTGGCCGACTCCCTTCAAGGTTAACTTCTTTGCTTAAGCATTAATAGCATTTTCCCAATCATCAATTGCTCTTCTTTCTTTGCGGAAGAATGCGTGAAGAAGTACCTGAACGACGACGGAACCGAGCGGCCGGAATTCTTAAAGACGGTGATGGACGACTTCCACGACGAGCCAGCTTATCGCAAGTGTCGAGCTATTTTGAAATCATCGTCGGCGCTTGATTCCTTGGTACTACAGCATCTCCCTTTAATTCTGATAACCTAGGTCGGAGTACAACGTGATGGAATTCATCCCGTTTAAGTGTTTGTAAAAATGTCCATGCAGGCCAGTTCTGCTAAATGGGAGCCACCGCACGGTAGATTCCGGCATTTCTTCTATCCGTGGGCAGAGTACGTAAGTGTCGGCTCTGTTTTACGTCACTGCGCCTATGAAGTCATGGCGATGCATGGATGTTTGCATTCAGAAATACAAGTGGGTGCACTTGAAGCATCATACGATCGATTTCTGTTCAATTTAGATGTTGATGAATATGTACCTTTTTACAGGCTCCTTATAGTCTACGGTGTGCATTCCGAGCTGACATCCTCGATACAGCCACACGAGCAGCCGAGCTCCTCCGTAGCTTAAGCGAAGACATCTACAACATGAAGCGTCGCCCTCACCCCACGCTTCTCAATCACGTCCATAATTCCACTGAGCGCCTGCAGCGCTCCATTGACCTCCACTCCTACCTCCTCACTTCCTCTCAGCTCTCCTTAGACAGGGAGGAGGAAGACGGCGATAACGACGACGACGACGGCCATCTAATTGAAGTCGTGGCGATTAATGTTGGTGCTTTCAAGGAGACGACGGTGACAAAGCAGCACAGGCGCCGACTCCGGTCGTGGCCGTCTGTCGAGGCGGCTGAGCTTGAAGATGGAGCCATCGGCTTGATGCAGAGACGCGCGTTCGAGCGCAGTACTGCTGCTCTGTCCCTCGCTACGTTTACATCATTGCTCGTAGAGTTCGTGGCGCGGCTTGATCACTTGGTGGAAGCGGTTGATAAGCTTGGAAGGTTGGCCAAGTTCAAGCATGAGATCGTGTCATCGTGAGCTAGAGCATTATGTTGGTcttcacttttatatatatatttttaaaaaaaatattatacacTTAAAGGAGGAATAAATCCTTCAGTTCAATAAGATAATGCAATTAAGAACGTCTTAAATATGTATAATGCTACTAAGCTAAAGTTGGATCATTATGCAAGAGGACCATTATAGAGTACTATCTTCCAGGAGGAGTGTCATtaccttttcttcttcattttttttccctatAAAATAATTCATAAATCGATTTGAATAAAAGGTATAGACTCTTCGTTTAATTTTTTCCCCCACATGCTAGTTTAATTAGTCCAAAAGTGGTTTAACTAAAACTATTGTTATTTTCGTCTCTTGTATTAAAACTTTTATCATAAGATCATCAATGAATACTGAACGTCTAACTTGTCAATGTTGcaaaaactcaaaattttaactttgtcCACAAGTTAATTtgaataaaactaaatatttcaGTCTAATTAATATCATAGGACCATCAATAATGAACGTTCGATTTAGTTACTTAAATTCTTTAATTAATTTGTAAATGCGTGTTAAAATTCATTGGTAGGATCACTACCCTGAGGGGCGGTGGGCGATAGTCTACGTGGCgacctaaatttaaatttttttaatatttctctCATATGTATACAACTCTCTTTTCTATCCTACATGTAGAATGTTGCTCTCTTTTCTTCTATATGCAAGGTAGTCCTGATCTTTACAAACCAATGTCAAGATGGAGTTGGTCATTAAAGACTAGCTCCAACATGCAGGTGTTTAAAAACCAGCACTAGCACATTGGTGTTGGTCGTTAAACACCAGTACTAGCACGTTGGAGCTCGTTTCTACAAATCAATGTAGTGCTAGTTTATATATTAGAGTTGGTTTCTACAAATCAGCACCAGCATAGTGTTAATTTGTACAAACCAGACCAACACCACTGTTGGTTTGTACAAACCAGCACCAGCACCACTATGGTTTGTATAAACCAACACCAGCAGTTGAAACCACTACCACAATTGGTGCTGGTTTGTTGAAACCAACACCATGTTGGTGCTGGTTTGTACAAACCAGCACCAGCACCATTGTTACCAGCACCAACTATGGTGCTAATTTCAACAAACCAACATCAAGAACCACTATTGGTTTGTACAAATTAGCACTAGTAGTTGAAACTGTTAGGGATCTTGTGGtcggctagaagaggggttgaatagacgTTGCCCCCAATTCGATTACTTcatacgtatttgttagtttgctcaacggaaatacaaactaatataaatacaaaagttaatctaaagacaagaagagaaatgcAAATCACTACACATTGTTTAATGTGATTCGGAGATTATGGCACCTACTCCACaactgttcgtaaggtggacgatccctatccatcggtggattagtcctcaACAAACTTCAGCTATCTCAAGTCTCattgtggatggagaaacctcaccataacacTCACTaaaacctcttggattacacaagcacttgagaactagttgactactaattaggcattaaccaagtctaatttcgtcaccttggccagtCATCCCAAACtccatcttatagagcttgggaagaAACAACAAGGTtttttaccgttaccagtcgactggtccttgcaccagtagACTGGTGTCTagccaacgactctctcaacggctctttactagtcgactggtccttgcgaTAGTTGACTGGTCCCTGTCGTTCGGGCATAGAAACTCATTGTGCTCATCCCCAGTCGACTGGTTTcagtaccagtcaactgatacaaccctaaacttaagATTTCCCTtcctgagtacatttctctcgcactcgaaccctcacgactcacttgacttttATTcgtagctttgacctcttgccttcaagcctacttcttttttgctctcgtctctcggatgcattcaaacccacggctcgtccccaatgctatccttcgcgtatacctcgaagatgcttccctcggcccttgtctctactgccttgtccacagtccctcggatgtTCCATCCTTCACCCGATTCGAAGTCATCAAgttaagtcatatgtgtatcctgcaaacttgcacactcatatacacatattaaatacaagggtgaatctaacttaaaacctttgcccaaacactaaaacacatggtAGCACAGAGCATTGGGATtagtccaacaatctccccctttttaatgtttagtaatatgtttaagttaggaaaaacataatagcaaataaacatgctaaaaacaaatggacttatattgccaaggctacacacttggacttacacagccgaatggacttatgttgccaaggttgcacacttggacttacaccgtcgaatggacttacgttgccaacactacacaacttggacttacactgtcgaatggacttacgttgccaaggcaacacaacttggacttacaccaccgaatgaaaaatgaaaacaagcattggaacctatctcaaggctccccctatacctaagctccccattgagctaggaattttatcacagggatatttaagaacctatcacaagtctccctctacacaaaggtacttaaggttttcctaactaaaccttacttctctccCTTTACCTAGTcatcctgatcctgtccgaaccaggagtcaacggaagctgggggtgtggcgcttcttgctggatcctcgagtgctccggcgaacctgcagcaaaaccgagccgggaggggtgtcccggcgacggccctccgacgctcaagtcaggtaagcaacgatgaaaaaggtggctcccaaagtctcagaatgCCTCGAAAAAAtcttacctccggcgaagtctgaggttctttatatagaactGTGAAGGATTTGGGCACGTGTATCGAGGTGCATACGGATCCtatgtcctttcctaggtatgcagctgtcagaaagcttacctgacccatatcgctacaatcaaagcatgcccttgatgggacagcagaatcccctgtcataagatttggagcatgacacacacgtgaaacctactgGTTGTGAGAGAAAGAAGTCCCCTGTCCTTTTCCCTTGCTTCAAACTtgtcgtccgggcggacagctccctcaacatccgactGGACATCCGCAgcggtttacttgtgctttgtggagactaataaacaggagTGCTTTATGACtttgatcggtcaaaaggtcagctcggtccatgaccttttcaactgagcgtcggaaccccgatttgacagggtgccttccaaccataagtgcgagcctgCCGGACCCacccgggtattcgattccatcggccggccggcagtccagtcggaccggccgtctacgtccgtccgtccggtcggaccacactctccccggatgggcggctgctccggtgacttccacttggcggtGACTTTgcagggggggcccgctcttactaccggatcacttgcctccccttcaagtctagtcgaaggaggcgaatagtccgactgactggactgtgagtctagccgaacggctcctccatgctaatactctccgACCGGTCAGCCGtagagatatccttgaatgaattaATGATGGCCTTCAacggatctcctcgcgttctgcgccaatcttcgacatcaaggttgatcataccCTCATTAAATGTTCTGAATGCTTgattgccacgtggagcaatgccatcagagtacggaggcggtggcatgatattttgatgtgatcgaagcaattcgaaataaacggctagatgcatgctttgattcccgtgacctggatccgacggtggaggccgcccggccctcaccctataaattcttcgtttccttctcaccttcactcgcctccgttacctctactgttgccctctgcgctttggagctccggtgATCTTGTTTCTGCCCTCTAACGTTctccggcgatcaggtggagctcctgagcaacattccgagggacctctacgactacatcgagtaattcttgtaatttcgccgctcggctgaacatgaatctttttgtacctaggccactcggcctaaggttttaattttaatgaaatgctttcctttcgtgtactctatctttttgcactgtccCCTTGCTAATACTTGTGCTGCTCGCTCGTCTACTATCACACCTttggcattcgaggtgcattcttgcaagtgttttccccagcccttccgttcggccgaatatcattctgtgttgctagaaagaatcgctcgttataagccgatcagaaccttttatacctcgagtctgAGCGGAACTTAGCGTCGGTCTAACGATATCGGCGGAGAATACGGATAATtgcagtgtcgacgatattctgctcggattatttaaagacgccggctcgtctctcgatatttaacgtcggagctcgacggcgcgaatatttatagccagacggcgcggctctcgatctttaacaacggagctcgtcggttcgtccgctcggatcatttatagacgccgactcgtctctcgatatttaacgtcggagctcgacggcgcgaatatttatagtcggacggcgcggctctcgatctttaactgttaggaccaaaagtagctagaggggggggggggggggaatagctcgtcgcgttcgctcgttgctcgacgttgcttggcgttgtttgtttcttcaagaatatgcagcgaaaaatacagaaacaaaacactcaatgctaacactaggattttacttggtatccacctccaaaggaggtgactaatccaaggatccacaccacgcacacaccctccactatgaataacactcctttatggtaactaccaaaggcggagaagccttacaacactctcaatacaagaagaagaaagggaaatacaagataagcaaaagcttacaagatgtgcagtaaaaaccctaaccctaacttctcttcttgttgttgatccgcctcttgacttggaaaacctccaagatccttcaagaactggcgatcttagcttcaagagcgctgtggaggagttggcgagagatctggagtgaatcggtgaagtgatgccgaagacaacgtccgcctgcggctataaacccgacgcaacggtcggatcccgatcgattcgaatgttcccaatcgatcggggaggctttggatcgatccatggatcgatccagagcgcctctgtgctctggaaaaacgcctggatcgatccacggatcgatccagcgcttatcgcgcgaagcagccgcgtcccaa is drawn from Zingiber officinale cultivar Zhangliang chromosome 1B, Zo_v1.1, whole genome shotgun sequence and contains these coding sequences:
- the LOC122043793 gene encoding aluminum-activated malate transporter 9-like, producing the protein MDGGKKGSVEIDIGPPPPVKNTGGGSSTSSNTSPSQWIWDVLEFAMEDTNRVTFSLKVGFACLLVSLLILIRHPYEFFGANIVWALLTVAIMFEYTVGATFNRGFNRALGSLFAGIFAVVSMQIAASSGSILAPYIIAFSIFLVGAITSFMKLWPSLVPYEYGFRVILLTYCLIVANGYNRVGDAMRTSVDRLYSVAIGGVVTVLVNVLLFPIWAGEQLHKELIEHFDLVADSLQECVKKYLNDDGTERPEFLKTVMDDFHDEPAYRKCRAILKSSSALDSLASSAKWEPPHGRFRHFFYPWAEYVSVGSVLRHCAYEVMAMHGCLHSEIQAPYSLRCAFRADILDTATRAAELLRSLSEDIYNMKRRPHPTLLNHVHNSTERLQRSIDLHSYLLTSSQLSLDREEEDGDNDDDDGHLIEVVAINVGAFKETTVTKQHRRRLRSWPSVEAAELEDGAIGLMQRRAFERSTAALSLATFTSLLVEFVARLDHLVEAVDKLGRLAKFKHEIVSS